The following proteins are encoded in a genomic region of Xenopus laevis strain J_2021 chromosome 3L, Xenopus_laevis_v10.1, whole genome shotgun sequence:
- the rnf14.2.L gene encoding E3 ubiquitin-protein ligase RNF14 has product MISNNITLMSDLHRQQMSREDKEEQEDELLALTSIYTEDEFKRSETAPGGEICVCLDLPPNFNVAIKGDSASNEFMGSFEGIISFLPLIILNFELPPGYPSTKPPAFKLSCKWLSPSQLAQLCQRLDELWEEYAGGVVLFAWMQFLKEKTLEYLNINSPYEIPVCGFGSQSIKNSEISDTCSATGPSQAEIWENRAIQDVESVSALIECILDFNEAQQKKCFDSKSYMCNICFSEKLGSECTNFKNCEHVYCNECLKDYFTVQIQDGQVQALNCPEQKCPSVATPAQVKVLVGEELFSRYDRLLLQSSLDLMADVLYCPRLSCQTPVMLEPGGKMGICSSCKYAFCTLCKLAYHAVAYCNITPEKLLLVREEYVEADEAGKRLLERRYGKNLIIQAVELKSTEWVETNTKRCPSCGVNIEKSSGCFMMLCTKCRRYFCWGCLAVLSSKVLYNHYCDPSSS; this is encoded by the exons ATGATCAGCAACAACATTACGTTAATGAGCG ATTTACACAGACAACAAATGTCAAGAGAAGACAAGGAAGAGCAGGAGGATGAACTGCTAGCACTCACTAGTATATACACAGAAGATGAATTCAAGAGATCGGAGACTGCGCCAGGAGGGGAAATTTGTGTTTGTCTGGATCTTCCGCCAAACTTTAACGTGGCCATAAAAG GTGACAGTGCATCTAATGAATTCATGGGAAGCTTTGAGGGTATTATCTCTTTCCTACCTCTTATCATACTGAACTTTGAGCTGCCTCCAGGATACCCATCCACTAAACCTCCAGCCTTCAAGCTTAGCTGCAAGTGGCTTTCTCCAAGCCAG CTTGCCCAGCTGTGTCAGCGATTGGATGAGCTATGGGAGGAATATGCAGGAGGTGTTGTTTTATTTGCTTGGATGCAGTTTCTTAAGGAGAAGACTCTGGAGTACTTGAACATTAACTCACCGTATGAAATACCAGTTTGTGGGTTTGGATCTCAGAGTATAAAGAACTCTGAGATATCTGATACCTGTAGTGCCACAGGCCCATCACAAGCAGAGATTTGGGAAAATAGGGCTATCCAGGATGTGgaatctgtctctgcccttattgagTGCATCTTGGACTTTAATGAGGCTCAGCAGAAGAAGTGCTTTGATAGTAAATCATATATGTGCAACATTTGCTTCTCAGAAAAGCTGGGCAGCGAGTGCACTAATTTTAAGAATTGTGAGCATGTCTATTGCAACGAATGCCTTAAGGATTATTTTACAGTTCAGATACAGGATGGGCAGGTCCAGGCTCTTAACTGTCCTGAACAAAAGTGTCCTTCTGTTGCTACACCTGCACAG GTGAAGGTGCTGGTTGGGGAAGAATTGTTCAGCCGCTATGACCGTCTTCTACTGCAGTCCAGTCTGGATTTGATGGCAGATGTGTTGTACTGTCCACGTCTCAGCTGCCAAACTCCAGTCATGCTGGAGCCTGGGGGCAAAATGGGTATTTGTTCCAGCTGCAAGTACGCTTTCTGTACCCTCTGCAAACTGGCCTACCATGCAGTCGCATATTGTAATATAACACCAG AAAAGCTTCTCTTAGTGCGTGAAGAATACGTGGAGGCAGATGAGGCTGGCAAGAGGTTGCTGGAGAGACGCTATGGCAAGAATTTGATAATACAAGCAGTGGAGCTGAAATCTACTGAATGGGTGGAGACGAATACCAAGCGTTGCCCAAGCTGTGGAGTCAACATTGAG AAATCTAGTGGCTGCTTCATGATGCTTTGTACAAAATGTCGTCGATACTTTTGTTGGGGTTGCTTGGCTGTCCTGTCCAGTAAAGTTCTATACAATCATTATTGTGACCCTTCCTCCAGCTAA